From Pan troglodytes isolate AG18354 chromosome 1, NHGRI_mPanTro3-v2.0_pri, whole genome shotgun sequence:
atactacaaacatggaataaccaaaacagaatggtactggcacaaaaaagacacatagaacaatgaaacagaacagagaacccagaaataaatccacccaTCTACAGTtaactgatttaatttttttatttttaattactataatagtaatatataattatggagtgtatgtgatgttttgataaagGCATACaacgtgtaatgatcaaattgggGTAATTGGGGTAACCATCACCTGAAATAtgcattatttctttgtgttgagaacattccaattccacaCTTTCAGTTATTCTTGAAGATATACAATAAAttctacaataaattattgtttactatagtcactctgttgtgctaccAATTACTGGCTCTTATTCAttatatctaattatatttttgcaactgttaaccatccccactttatCACCCCTCCCCTGCACCCTTCCCACCCTCTGGTGACCATCAGTCTATTCTCTATTTCCACtggttccattttttaaaattttagctcccacagatgagtgagaacatgcagaatctttctgtgcctggtgcagtcaactgatttttgacaagagaCCCAAGAATGTTCACTGGGAAAAAGACAGTGTCTTCAATACACTGtgcagggaaaactggatatttttaagcagaaaaatgaaactaaactCCCAATTCTTATACCATaccaaaatcaattcaaaatgggttaaagaacTAAATGTAATCATTTTTATTACTGCTGGCACATTCCAGTCCTTGTTGTTGACCTAAAATATACCTGATGTTCAATCATTTCCTGGGATTCATTCCCCTATAAAACACATAAACTTGTCATAGGCCATCCACAGTGGTATCAGGACTTAAGAATCCCTGACGAGCTCTCTGCTAAACTGTGTAAAAATAACTTCCCTAAGTTGAAAGAAACAGCAATTGGTACATTAAGTGTCTAAATAAGAAAGacattttacagttttcaatTGGATCCACCAagtcaagagatttttttttgttttagacataAACAAAAATGTAGATTTAAAATTACTGGAAAATAAATTGACAATGATAGAATTGTTATACTAAGTGCCAACTTCGGTTAGACAAATATCATTTCCATTTCTgcataacaaaaaaacaaacattctCACTGTCAATATTTTGGCAAAAGTATGTGCTTTCAAAATTTATGGGATAAATGCCATGAAGAAAAAGGTTGTTTAGAATTATATACATCTTTGTAAAACAATTTTGTCCAgaaatcagtgatttttttttcttctgttaattacTTTTTGCTCCTGAACTCTAGGaatgaaatgatattttaattactataCACTGCTGAATGGATGTGTATCTGAGTCCTGAAACCTTAGGCAGAAAGCGTTTCTACATTTTCACAGAGCAGATTCTCTGACTCACTCGTGTCAGGGCCCCCATCACCTCCTTGTTTCTCAGGCTATAGATGATGGGGTTGAGCATTGGGGTAAGGATGGTGTAGAAGACAGCCAGAACCTTGTCCTCTGTTGGAGATCGCAGGGATCTTGGACGTAGATAAGTGTAGACAAAAGGTGCATAGTAGAAAGTTACTACAGTGAGGTGGGTGCTGCAGGTCAGGTAGgccttctttttcccttctgcAGATTTCATGTGGTAGACAGCAAGGAGAACCCGGCCATAGGAACATGAAATACCAATGAGGGGAAACACGAGAAAGATGGTGGCACTCAAAAACACTGTGCCCTCATAGACCCAGGTGTCTGTGCAAGCGAGAGTCACCATTGCTGGGACATCACAGAAGAAATGATTGATAACCCTAGATGGGCAATAAGGAATATGGAGTACATATACAGTGTGAGCACAAGCATTGATCGAGCCTATGATCCAAGACCCTGTTATCATCAGCACACACACTCTTTTGCTCATGCGGATGAGATAGTGGAGAGGAAAGCAAATAGCAATGCAACGATCATAGGCCATTGATGTCAGGAGTAGCGCTTCTACAACGGCTAAAGTGGTGAAGAAGAAACTCTGAATCCCACACCCAGTGAAGGAGATAGACTTGTTTCCATGCAGAAAATCAGATGCCATCTTAGGAACAATGGTGGAGATGTAATTTAGGTCAATGAAGGAGAGCTGACTAAGTAGGAAATACATGGGTGTGTGGAGATGAGTGTCCAAGAAGATGAGAAGAATCATGGATAGGTTTCCAATTAGAGCCATTAGGAAAATGAGaacaatgaggatgaagaggaA
This genomic window contains:
- the LOC100608066 gene encoding olfactory receptor 2L8-like, with amino-acid sequence MENYNQTSTDFILLGLFPPSRIGLFLFILIVLIFLMALIGNLSMILLIFLDTHLHTPMYFLLSQLSFIDLNYISTIVPKMASDFLHGNKSISFTGCGIQSFFFTTLAVVEALLLTSMAYDRCIAICFPLHYLIRMSKRVCVLMITGSWIIGSINACAHTVYVLHIPYCPSRVINHFFCDVPAMVTLACTDTWVYEGTVFLSATIFLVFPLIGISCSYGRVLLAVYHMKSAEGKKKAYLTCSTHLTVVTFYYAPFVYTYLRPRSLRSPTEDKVLAVFYTILTPMLNPIIYSLRNKEVMGALTRVSQRICSVKM